One genomic region from Candidatus Binataceae bacterium encodes:
- a CDS encoding sigma-70 family RNA polymerase sigma factor: MNQPNRQERDEAELIERAKKGDTKAFGTLVERYQRRVVGVAMAVVHNQEDALELAQETFVRAFQNVSKFESRSSFSTWLYRIAANIAIDFRRGERRHPTMRGEEAETEIQRLPSAAGDSFKEAQRSEMGRRIQEALGQLTQEHRAAILLREVEGLSYDEISDVLQCPRGTVMSRLHYARSRLREILKDLAED; encoded by the coding sequence TTGAACCAGCCAAATCGCCAGGAGCGGGACGAAGCCGAGCTCATCGAGCGGGCTAAAAAGGGCGATACCAAGGCGTTTGGCACCCTGGTCGAGCGTTATCAGCGGCGGGTTGTGGGGGTTGCGATGGCAGTGGTTCACAACCAGGAAGATGCCCTCGAACTGGCGCAGGAGACTTTTGTACGTGCCTTCCAGAACGTCAGCAAATTCGAGTCGCGCTCGAGCTTCTCGACGTGGCTTTACCGCATCGCAGCAAACATCGCGATCGATTTCCGGCGCGGCGAACGGCGCCATCCGACGATGCGCGGCGAAGAGGCCGAAACCGAGATTCAGCGGCTGCCGAGCGCGGCGGGCGATTCATTCAAGGAAGCGCAACGCAGCGAGATGGGCCGGCGCATCCAAGAGGCGCTGGGCCAGTTGACGCAGGAACATCGGGCCGCGATACTTCTGCGGGAGGTCGAAGGCCTGTCATACGACGAAATAAGCGATGTGTTGCAGTGCCCACGAGGAACCGTGATGAGCCGGTTGCATTACGCCCGCAGCCGCCTGCGCGAAATCCTTAAGGACTTGGCCGAAGATTAA
- a CDS encoding zf-HC2 domain-containing protein produces MAQCDDIASLLGAFEDGELAPQEMHEVALHLASCKNCDLTLAAYANLGGLLRDAAPAPSLDGFATAVQARIERLRPPLRVRLGRWFEDLRERYGNAAAMAFAMGAAAVLTVVLTTPLARNMLGARERAIQVAARDAKALKDDTGKSLAEMAAVASREPSAIISKLETSNPDVAVWSEPSQDTTVIWLPDQQP; encoded by the coding sequence ATGGCTCAATGCGACGACATCGCCTCGCTCCTTGGGGCCTTCGAGGACGGCGAACTTGCTCCGCAGGAGATGCACGAGGTCGCCCTTCATCTCGCAAGCTGCAAAAATTGCGATCTCACGCTCGCTGCCTACGCCAACCTGGGCGGGCTGCTCCGCGACGCCGCGCCGGCGCCCTCGCTTGACGGCTTCGCGACGGCAGTGCAGGCGCGTATCGAGCGACTGCGCCCGCCGCTTCGCGTCCGCCTCGGCCGATGGTTCGAGGATCTGCGCGAGCGTTATGGCAACGCCGCCGCAATGGCGTTCGCGATGGGGGCCGCAGCCGTGCTGACGGTCGTCCTCACTACACCGCTTGCGCGCAATATGCTCGGCGCGCGCGAGCGCGCGATACAAGTGGCCGCCCGCGACGCCAAGGCGCTCAAGGATGACACCGGCAAGTCGCTTGCGGAGATGGCCGCAGTGGCGAGCCGCGAACCGAGCGCGATCATCTCAAAGCTCGAGACCTCCAACCCCGACGTTGCCGTATGGAGCGAGCCAAGCCAGGACACCACCGTCATCTGGCTGCCCGATCAACAACCCTGA
- a CDS encoding 3-hydroxyacyl-CoA dehydrogenase: MNLKDAVAVITGGGSGLGAATANEFAERGAKVAILDLPSSPGAKLAENLGAKALFVAADVTSGPEVEAAAAKAAEHFGTLHIAVNCAGIGRASRTLSKDGPHSLDLFNKVIQINLVGTFNMIRIAAARMAKNQPNSEGERGVIINTASVAAYDGQIGQAAYSASKGGVVSLTLPVARDLASLGIRVCTIAPGIFETPMLGLLPEPARKALEASIPFPSRLGRPSEYAALARHIVENTMLNGETIRLDGALRMAPR, encoded by the coding sequence CGGCGACCGCGAACGAATTCGCCGAGCGCGGCGCCAAGGTTGCGATTCTCGATCTGCCCTCATCGCCGGGCGCGAAGCTCGCCGAGAACCTCGGTGCAAAGGCGCTGTTCGTCGCCGCGGACGTAACCTCGGGCCCCGAGGTCGAAGCGGCGGCCGCGAAGGCGGCCGAGCACTTCGGCACGCTTCATATCGCGGTCAACTGCGCCGGCATCGGGCGCGCGTCGCGCACGCTCTCGAAGGACGGTCCGCATTCGCTCGATCTCTTCAACAAGGTGATCCAGATAAACCTGGTCGGAACGTTCAACATGATCCGGATCGCGGCGGCGCGGATGGCGAAGAACCAGCCCAACAGCGAGGGCGAGCGCGGCGTGATCATCAACACCGCTTCGGTCGCGGCCTACGACGGACAGATTGGGCAGGCGGCCTACTCGGCGTCCAAGGGCGGCGTGGTGAGTCTGACGCTGCCGGTCGCGCGCGACCTGGCCTCACTGGGCATCCGCGTCTGCACGATCGCACCGGGGATTTTTGAAACGCCGATGCTGGGCCTCTTGCCGGAGCCGGCGCGCAAGGCGCTCGAAGCGTCGATTCCCTTTCCGTCGCGCCTGGGGCGGCCGAGCGAATACGCGGCGCTCGCGCGCCATATCGTCGAGAACACGATGCTCAACGGCGAGACGATCCGGCTCGACGGCGCGCTCCGGATGGCGCCGCGCTAA